Proteins from one Ketobacter alkanivorans genomic window:
- a CDS encoding hybrid sensor histidine kinase/response regulator produces the protein MLFSRNVLKFLQLVFAVALYGATACYADSQDINTISEDGAANHFFSHLEDAASDLTIDSMLENTYQDLFTPGVEGVLNKGYSSSSFWLHGRFHLQADAAPTRRFFSIEYSLLDEVELYVAHNSELIQQWQTGDARPFASRPIDSSWFLFPVDFKPGETLDIYVRVKSTSSLRMPISIWEPSTFYDMQRPKLLTDGVYFGILFLMFVYNLCLLATVRDVSYFYYITYILSLGTFQLCMTGYGFEYIWPQQPQINEFMLPFSVCAVGLFILAFGQRVMDLRNNSQLMYYLFNLLVVLEAAAALVSLVLPYELVIRTVIGFALVVSSIMLIGSIQESLKGNPTAKLFLLAYFTLMLGAVALASASMGWLPANFFTMNSLMIGSAVEIVVLSFALAERLHQINKEKARMERESKQNLKEMNDRLLQANQLKDEFLATISHELRTPMNGVLGCLQHLQHIDGDQKQNPYLNFADHSARQMMMMVDSLLAYTELQSGKLSIQSEPLKIHELIERSQSLFTDNCAKRGIQLNVTISENTPLILFGDPLRLSQIINNLLDNAVKFTHEGHIDVCVESRTIQPESRLMQLEIRVADTGAGIAPENHDAIFETFRNNKPSAKRSYGGLGIGLTVVKSLLDKMGGSISFTSQANVGTTFTVSIPCHYQTNTINGQNEDHSRQIHHVNSALTVLVVEDNPVNQLVIKGLLNKHGYEIFSANNGEEALERLEKHAVDIVLMDCQMPIMDGFEATKKIRNLNKQYSNLPIIAVTANAMSEDRHLCLQAGMNDYLCKPIDAQILNRKIVYWSNRKPTSLAIG, from the coding sequence ATGTTGTTTTCTCGTAATGTTCTGAAATTCCTTCAATTAGTGTTTGCAGTTGCGCTGTACGGTGCCACCGCCTGCTATGCAGACAGCCAGGATATAAACACGATTAGTGAAGATGGTGCAGCTAACCATTTTTTCTCCCATCTGGAGGACGCCGCCTCTGACCTGACGATCGACTCCATGCTGGAGAACACGTATCAGGATCTGTTTACCCCAGGTGTTGAAGGGGTGCTGAATAAAGGTTACTCCAGCTCCTCTTTCTGGCTTCACGGTCGCTTCCATTTACAGGCGGATGCGGCCCCCACGCGACGATTTTTCTCCATTGAGTATTCGCTACTGGATGAAGTGGAACTCTACGTTGCGCACAACAGCGAACTGATACAGCAATGGCAGACCGGTGATGCCCGCCCTTTCGCCAGCCGCCCGATTGATAGCAGCTGGTTTCTATTCCCGGTGGATTTTAAGCCCGGCGAGACACTGGATATCTACGTGCGGGTCAAAAGTACCAGCTCCCTGCGTATGCCCATTTCCATTTGGGAGCCCTCTACCTTCTACGATATGCAACGTCCGAAATTACTGACCGATGGCGTCTACTTCGGCATTTTGTTCCTGATGTTCGTTTACAACCTGTGCCTGCTGGCTACCGTCAGAGACGTATCCTACTTCTACTACATCACTTACATTCTTTCGCTGGGCACATTCCAGCTCTGCATGACCGGTTATGGCTTCGAATACATCTGGCCTCAGCAACCGCAAATCAACGAGTTTATGTTACCGTTTTCTGTCTGTGCGGTTGGCCTGTTTATCCTCGCCTTCGGGCAGCGGGTGATGGATCTGCGCAACAACTCCCAGCTGATGTACTACCTGTTCAATCTATTGGTGGTGCTGGAAGCGGCGGCAGCACTGGTGAGCCTGGTGCTGCCTTATGAGCTGGTGATCAGAACAGTGATCGGTTTTGCCCTGGTGGTCTCCAGCATTATGCTGATTGGCTCTATTCAGGAAAGCCTGAAAGGCAACCCTACGGCAAAGCTATTTCTACTGGCCTACTTTACCCTGATGCTGGGTGCGGTAGCGCTCGCCTCAGCCTCGATGGGCTGGCTGCCGGCCAACTTCTTCACCATGAACTCCCTGATGATCGGCTCAGCAGTTGAAATTGTCGTGCTCTCTTTTGCCCTGGCGGAGCGCCTGCATCAAATCAACAAAGAGAAAGCCCGAATGGAGCGGGAATCCAAGCAGAATCTGAAGGAGATGAACGATCGCTTACTGCAGGCCAATCAACTCAAGGATGAATTTCTTGCCACCATCAGCCACGAGCTGCGTACCCCCATGAACGGAGTACTGGGTTGCCTGCAACATCTACAGCATATTGATGGAGATCAAAAGCAAAACCCCTATTTGAATTTTGCCGACCACTCCGCCCGCCAGATGATGATGATGGTGGACAGCCTGCTCGCCTACACCGAACTCCAATCCGGAAAGCTAAGCATTCAGAGTGAGCCGTTAAAAATCCACGAACTGATTGAGCGATCACAATCGCTGTTTACCGATAATTGTGCCAAACGAGGCATTCAACTCAACGTGACCATCAGCGAGAACACGCCATTGATTCTGTTCGGTGATCCACTGCGCCTAAGCCAGATCATTAACAATCTGCTGGATAACGCTGTGAAGTTCACTCACGAAGGTCACATCGATGTCTGCGTTGAAAGCCGTACCATCCAGCCAGAAAGTCGGCTGATGCAATTGGAGATCCGTGTTGCAGATACTGGCGCAGGTATCGCCCCTGAAAATCACGATGCTATTTTCGAGACGTTCAGAAACAACAAGCCATCGGCCAAGCGCAGTTATGGGGGATTGGGAATCGGCCTTACCGTTGTAAAATCACTGCTGGATAAAATGGGAGGAAGCATCAGTTTTACCTCTCAAGCAAACGTTGGCACCACCTTCACGGTTTCGATACCGTGCCACTATCAAACCAATACAATCAATGGCCAGAATGAAGATCACAGCAGGCAGATTCATCACGTTAATTCAGCACTCACTGTACTGGTGGTAGAGGATAACCCAGTCAATCAACTGGTGATCAAAGGCTTACTGAACAAACACGGCTACGAAATATTCAGTGCCAATAACGGTGAGGAAGCGTTGGAGCGCCTGGAGAAGCATGCCGTGGACATTGTGCTGATGGACTGTCAGATGCCCATCATGGACGGATTTGAAGCCACCAAGAAAATACGCAACCTGAACAAACAGTATTCAAACTTACCGATTATCGCGGTAACCGCCAACGCCATGTCAGAAGACAGGCACCTGTGTCTGCAGGCGGGAATGAACGATTATTTATGCAAACCCATCGATGCGCAGATTCTGAATAGAAAAATCGTTTACTGGAGCAACCGCAAGCCCACCAGCCTGGCTATCGGCTAA
- a CDS encoding Nif3-like dinuclear metal center hexameric protein codes for MYKLVFFVPEAHKSAVKQALFAVGAGKIGDYDQCCWETLGQGQFRPLAGANPYIGQAGEVESVSEYRVELVCEDHLIAAAVDALKHAHPYEEPAYDVIRLEAI; via the coding sequence ATGTATAAGCTGGTGTTCTTCGTGCCAGAAGCCCATAAGTCCGCGGTGAAACAAGCACTGTTCGCTGTGGGCGCGGGCAAAATAGGCGATTACGATCAATGCTGCTGGGAAACTTTGGGGCAGGGGCAGTTTCGACCCCTGGCCGGGGCCAATCCTTACATTGGTCAAGCTGGTGAAGTGGAGTCGGTGTCAGAGTATCGGGTTGAATTGGTGTGCGAGGACCATCTCATTGCGGCGGCGGTTGATGCTCTGAAACACGCCCACCCCTATGAAGAGCCCGCCTACGATGTCATCAGGCTCGAAGCGATCTAG
- a CDS encoding type II secretion system protein GspG produces the protein MKIKMVEASSILLVAALSVGACSNDDVRRAELAKDHVHKLNKASEFFYIEHKACPESPNDLAKLFVGNENSDVDFSKDPWGNDFVMYQAGKACHFKSLGSDGKEGGEGYAADIMQEPAAEAGQAG, from the coding sequence ATGAAAATCAAAATGGTTGAGGCTTCCAGCATTTTATTAGTTGCAGCGCTGTCGGTTGGTGCATGCAGTAATGATGATGTCAGACGTGCAGAGCTTGCCAAGGATCATGTGCACAAGCTCAACAAAGCGTCCGAGTTTTTCTATATTGAGCATAAAGCCTGCCCTGAATCGCCCAACGATCTGGCGAAGCTGTTTGTTGGTAATGAAAACAGCGACGTGGACTTCTCGAAGGACCCTTGGGGCAATGACTTCGTCATGTATCAGGCGGGTAAGGCCTGTCACTTTAAATCGCTTGGCTCTGATGGCAAAGAAGGCGGTGAGGGTTACGCCGCCGATATTATGCAGGAGCCAGCGGCGGAGGCTGGGCAAGCAGGCTGA
- the purL gene encoding phosphoribosylformylglycinamidine synthase, with translation MLQLRGAPALSSFRRDKLLAELQAQVSEIKGLYAEFMHFAELSEVLSEDESRVLETILQYGPSQAAEEPGGTLILVVPRPGTISPWSSKATDIAHNCSLSKVLRLERGVAYYLTADSALSAQQILRAAALLHDRMVEAVMLDLAEAEALFRHDEPAPLTQVDILEGGRDALARANSDLGLALAEDEIDYLVESFKELQRNPTDVELMMFAQANSEHCRHKIFNADWTVDGEPQPHSLFKMIKNTYQVGGEGVLSAYADNASVIEGCEAGRFYPDPVSKEYEFHQEWVHILMKVETHNHPTAIAPFPGAATGAGGEIRDEGATGRGSRPKAGLTGFTVSNLNIPGFKQPWEGNYGKPDRIVSALDIMIEGPLGGAGFNNEFGRPNINGYFRTYEDQVTTLNGQEVRGYHKPIMIAGGLGNIKAEHVEKGGIPVGAKLIVLGGPAMLIGLGGGAASSMATGASAEDLDFASVQRDNPEIERRCQEVIDQCWQRGEANPISFIHDVGAGGLSNAMPELVKDGGRGGKFDLRAVPNDEPSMSPLAIWCNESQERYVMAVAPENLSVFDAICKRERCPYAVIGEATEAMHLAVHDQHFNNDPVDLPMPVLFGKPPKMLREYNQQSVALPKLDLTGVDVKDAAYRVLRLPAVASKKFLITIGDRTVTGLVTRDQFVGPWQVPVADLAVTTATLDTYRGEAMSMGERTPAALINAPASGRMAIGEAITNIACARIDKLSDVRLSANWMCAAGYPGEDQALFETVKTVGMELCPALGITIPVGKDSMSMRTVWQDESEQKSVTAPLSLIISAFSPVLDVRKTVTPQLQPEADSRLLLIDLGNGKNRLGASALAQVYNQLGDECADLDNAEQLKSFFDLMQSLLQDDKLLAYHDRSDGGLLATLCEMAFAGHSGLTADITELGEVIPALFNEELGAVVQVRSADASAIATHCRQQGLTLVDLGAPVAGANVTIMHNGQPVLEESRIALEQAWAETSFRIQTLRDNSECAQQEYDQIARADDPGFSPKLSFDPQENIAAPMINSGARPRVMVLREQGVNGHIEMAGAFHKAGFNPIDVHMSDILAGDVTLNGFHGLVACGGFSYGDVLGAGEGWAKSILFNRQARDQFQAFFQRDDAFALGVCNGCQMMSNLHELIPGAEYWPHFVRNQSERFEARVSMVEIPKSNSVLLQGMEGSQLPIAVAHGEGRAEFKAPDQIDQARQAGGIALQYVDNWGQVTETYPANPNGSPQGIAGLTNSDGRITIMMPHPERVYRTVQNSWYPKGWGEDGVWLRLFRNGRKWLG, from the coding sequence ATGTTACAGCTTCGTGGTGCCCCCGCTTTATCCTCATTCCGTCGTGACAAACTGCTAGCCGAACTTCAGGCCCAAGTATCTGAAATAAAAGGGCTATATGCTGAGTTTATGCATTTTGCCGAGTTGTCCGAAGTGCTTTCAGAGGATGAAAGCCGGGTGTTGGAGACGATTCTGCAGTATGGCCCCAGTCAAGCTGCCGAAGAACCCGGCGGCACGCTGATTCTGGTGGTGCCGCGCCCTGGCACTATTTCCCCCTGGTCGTCCAAGGCCACCGACATTGCCCACAACTGTAGTTTGAGCAAGGTGCTGCGGCTTGAACGTGGGGTGGCCTATTATCTGACGGCTGACAGTGCGTTGAGTGCGCAACAGATACTGCGGGCGGCGGCGCTGTTGCACGATCGCATGGTGGAGGCGGTGATGCTGGATCTGGCGGAGGCCGAGGCGCTGTTCCGTCACGATGAACCTGCTCCCCTCACGCAGGTTGATATTCTGGAAGGGGGGCGAGATGCACTGGCGAGAGCCAACTCTGATCTGGGTTTGGCCCTGGCGGAAGACGAGATCGATTACTTAGTGGAGAGCTTTAAAGAGCTGCAGCGCAACCCGACTGATGTTGAGTTGATGATGTTTGCTCAGGCAAACTCTGAACACTGCCGACACAAGATATTCAATGCTGATTGGACTGTAGATGGTGAGCCTCAGCCCCACTCCCTGTTCAAGATGATCAAAAACACCTATCAGGTCGGTGGCGAGGGCGTGCTTTCAGCATACGCCGACAACGCATCGGTGATTGAGGGTTGTGAGGCAGGGCGCTTTTACCCTGATCCTGTCAGCAAGGAGTACGAATTCCATCAGGAGTGGGTCCATATCCTGATGAAGGTGGAAACACACAATCACCCGACCGCCATTGCGCCGTTCCCTGGTGCGGCCACCGGTGCTGGGGGTGAAATCCGCGATGAAGGGGCAACAGGGCGTGGTTCGCGACCAAAGGCCGGCCTCACTGGTTTTACGGTATCCAACCTGAATATCCCAGGCTTCAAACAGCCCTGGGAGGGTAACTACGGCAAACCCGATCGTATCGTATCGGCGCTGGATATCATGATTGAGGGCCCTTTAGGGGGAGCCGGTTTTAACAATGAGTTTGGGCGCCCAAATATCAACGGATATTTCCGTACCTACGAAGATCAGGTTACAACGCTCAATGGCCAGGAAGTTCGTGGTTATCACAAGCCTATAATGATCGCCGGTGGGCTGGGTAATATCAAAGCCGAGCATGTCGAGAAAGGCGGCATTCCGGTTGGCGCCAAACTGATCGTATTAGGCGGCCCGGCCATGTTGATCGGCTTGGGCGGCGGTGCGGCTTCCTCCATGGCCACAGGCGCCAGCGCCGAGGATTTGGATTTTGCCTCGGTACAGCGGGACAACCCCGAAATTGAGCGCCGTTGCCAGGAGGTCATTGACCAATGCTGGCAGCGAGGCGAGGCCAACCCCATCAGCTTTATTCACGACGTTGGTGCCGGTGGTTTGAGTAATGCCATGCCCGAGTTGGTGAAGGATGGTGGCCGTGGTGGTAAGTTCGACTTGCGCGCCGTACCCAACGACGAACCCAGCATGTCGCCCCTGGCCATCTGGTGTAATGAATCCCAAGAGCGTTATGTCATGGCGGTGGCGCCGGAAAACCTATCGGTGTTCGACGCCATCTGTAAGCGTGAACGGTGCCCCTATGCTGTGATTGGCGAAGCCACAGAAGCCATGCACCTGGCGGTTCATGATCAACATTTCAATAATGATCCTGTGGATCTGCCCATGCCGGTGTTGTTCGGCAAGCCCCCCAAAATGCTGCGTGAATACAACCAGCAGTCGGTGGCGTTGCCCAAGTTGGATCTGACGGGTGTGGATGTAAAAGATGCCGCTTACCGCGTGTTGCGCTTACCCGCTGTGGCCAGTAAAAAGTTCCTCATCACCATCGGTGATCGCACCGTAACCGGCCTGGTGACACGGGATCAGTTTGTGGGCCCGTGGCAGGTGCCCGTAGCCGATCTGGCAGTTACCACCGCGACACTGGACACCTATCGAGGTGAGGCCATGTCAATGGGTGAGCGTACCCCGGCCGCCTTGATCAATGCCCCGGCGTCAGGTCGTATGGCCATTGGTGAGGCTATCACCAATATCGCGTGTGCCCGCATTGATAAGCTGTCTGATGTGCGCCTTTCCGCCAACTGGATGTGTGCCGCCGGTTATCCCGGTGAGGATCAGGCACTGTTCGAAACCGTAAAAACAGTGGGTATGGAGCTGTGTCCGGCGTTGGGCATCACCATTCCTGTAGGCAAAGATTCCATGTCCATGCGTACGGTATGGCAGGATGAAAGTGAACAGAAGAGTGTGACCGCACCGCTGTCTCTGATCATCTCGGCGTTCTCTCCTGTATTGGATGTTCGCAAAACGGTAACGCCTCAACTGCAGCCAGAGGCGGATAGCCGCTTATTGCTGATTGATCTGGGTAACGGAAAAAATCGCTTGGGTGCCAGTGCGTTGGCGCAGGTGTACAACCAGCTGGGCGATGAGTGTGCCGACCTAGACAACGCCGAGCAGTTGAAGTCGTTCTTTGACTTAATGCAATCCCTGCTGCAGGACGACAAGTTGCTCGCGTATCACGATCGTTCAGACGGTGGTTTGCTGGCCACGTTGTGTGAGATGGCGTTTGCCGGGCACAGTGGTTTGACCGCTGACATCACTGAGTTGGGTGAAGTGATACCAGCCTTGTTTAATGAAGAGCTGGGGGCTGTTGTGCAAGTGCGCTCCGCCGATGCCTCTGCCATCGCAACCCACTGTCGACAGCAAGGCTTGACGCTGGTTGATCTGGGTGCGCCCGTTGCCGGTGCCAACGTTACGATTATGCATAACGGCCAACCTGTGCTGGAAGAGTCTCGAATTGCTCTGGAGCAGGCCTGGGCAGAAACCAGTTTCCGTATTCAAACCCTGCGGGATAACAGTGAGTGTGCGCAGCAGGAATACGATCAGATCGCCCGTGCAGATGATCCTGGTTTTTCGCCGAAGCTGAGCTTTGATCCCCAGGAGAATATTGCTGCACCCATGATCAATAGCGGAGCACGTCCGAGGGTAATGGTGCTGCGGGAGCAGGGTGTAAACGGTCATATTGAAATGGCAGGTGCGTTCCACAAGGCGGGCTTTAACCCGATCGATGTGCATATGAGCGATATTCTTGCCGGCGATGTGACTTTGAACGGTTTTCACGGTTTGGTAGCCTGCGGCGGTTTCTCATACGGTGACGTATTGGGTGCCGGCGAGGGTTGGGCCAAGTCTATTTTGTTTAACCGACAGGCTCGCGATCAGTTCCAGGCATTCTTTCAGCGTGACGATGCTTTTGCTCTGGGGGTGTGTAACGGCTGTCAGATGATGAGTAATCTTCATGAGTTGATTCCGGGCGCTGAATATTGGCCCCACTTTGTGCGTAACCAATCGGAGCGGTTTGAGGCTCGGGTGAGCATGGTGGAGATACCGAAATCCAATTCGGTTCTGTTGCAGGGCATGGAAGGTTCTCAGTTGCCCATCGCCGTCGCCCATGGTGAAGGTCGTGCCGAATTCAAAGCGCCGGATCAGATTGATCAGGCCCGCCAGGCCGGAGGCATCGCACTGCAATATGTCGACAACTGGGGTCAGGTCACAGAAACCTACCCAGCCAATCCTAATGGCTCGCCACAGGGTATTGCAGGCCTCACCAACTCCGACGGTCGCATCACCATCATGATGCCGCACCCTGAGCGGGTTTATCGCACGGTACAGAACTCCTGGTATCCAAAAGGATGGGGCGAAGACGGTGTTTGGCTGCGATTATTCCGTAACGGCAGAAAGTGGTTGGGATGA
- a CDS encoding methyl-accepting chemotaxis protein, whose product MVANVRLMGALGVFGVLQVGYLAWAVSGSEGMMSAVGGGVIVALVAAGIAAAMSRGGNSGDEQLIGFMQGVIDGNKRLDDRLQSESPSPVMDSINGLMGHFQEVFERVSGNLDRIKVMSRELNKLSSGGNSSFDREIQEVLDAISSMSAAVHDASQNATTAAQAARDASREADSGQNVVNSVTGSIHSLADEVERAATAIQKLEADTESIGAILEVIRGIADQTNLLALNAAIEAARAGEQGRGFAVVADEVRTLAQRTQEATQEINDMIARLQDGSKNAVGVMAEGRRQAELSVEQAQKAGESLQAITGAIGSISSMNEQIAAAVEQQTAAADAINRTLRGMGDSASRNDNQGKQLGRLKQEIESTAHELENIVNRYVS is encoded by the coding sequence ATGGTAGCCAATGTGCGATTGATGGGTGCTCTGGGTGTGTTCGGGGTTTTGCAGGTGGGTTATCTGGCTTGGGCTGTGTCCGGATCTGAAGGCATGATGTCTGCAGTCGGTGGCGGGGTGATAGTGGCCCTGGTTGCGGCAGGTATAGCCGCTGCGATGAGCCGAGGAGGCAACTCTGGCGATGAGCAGCTGATCGGCTTTATGCAGGGTGTTATTGATGGTAATAAGCGCCTGGATGATCGCCTGCAAAGCGAATCACCGAGCCCGGTGATGGATTCGATCAACGGTTTGATGGGCCACTTTCAGGAAGTATTTGAGCGGGTTTCCGGCAACCTTGATCGTATCAAGGTCATGAGCCGAGAGCTTAACAAGTTGTCGTCAGGCGGAAACTCCAGCTTTGATAGAGAAATACAGGAAGTGCTCGATGCCATATCGTCTATGAGCGCGGCAGTACATGATGCCTCCCAGAATGCGACCACGGCTGCTCAGGCGGCGCGGGATGCCAGCAGAGAGGCCGATAGTGGCCAGAACGTGGTGAATAGCGTCACCGGCTCGATTCATTCTCTGGCGGATGAGGTAGAGCGGGCGGCCACTGCCATCCAGAAACTGGAGGCGGATACCGAGTCCATCGGTGCGATTCTGGAAGTCATTCGTGGTATCGCCGATCAAACCAACCTGCTGGCGTTGAACGCTGCAATCGAGGCAGCAAGGGCCGGAGAGCAGGGCCGAGGCTTTGCGGTAGTGGCGGACGAAGTACGTACCCTGGCCCAGCGCACACAGGAAGCAACCCAGGAAATTAACGACATGATTGCCCGTCTGCAGGATGGTTCCAAGAATGCAGTGGGGGTGATGGCCGAGGGCCGTAGACAGGCCGAGTTGAGTGTGGAGCAAGCCCAAAAAGCGGGTGAATCCTTGCAAGCTATTACCGGTGCCATAGGGTCAATCAGTTCCATGAATGAACAGATCGCCGCTGCAGTTGAACAGCAAACGGCGGCAGCGGATGCCATCAACCGCACCCTGCGTGGCATGGGCGATTCCGCCTCCAGAAACGACAATCAGGGCAAGCAGCTGGGTCGTTTGAAGCAGGAAATTGAAAGTACCGCTCACGAGCTGGAAAATATCGTCAACCGTTACGTAAGCTAG
- the mltF gene encoding membrane-bound lytic murein transglycosylase MltF, with protein sequence MATITWLIRTIMGAALAAGFLLVPACQPALPLLERVQQEGELIVATQEGPTTYYRELDRETGFEFELAQAYANYLGVKLKVRTYSDLGELLGAVRRGEVHMAAAGLTVTQRRSREFRFSSPYQQITQQLIYHSDHSRPASVDELIGKKLVVIASSSHSENLAQLQQSHPELTWEEKSNSSALALLNMVNDGQADYVVLDSNVFNTYRSVFPELRNAFELKNPEPLAWAFSGSTDGSLFTSAEMFFNQVNESGALEELRIRFFGHRQFDYVGARTFLSHLDSRLVRYEDTFKNVAKELNMDWRLLAAIGYQESLWNPNAISPTGVRGLMMLTRRTAKEMGVQNRRDAEQSIIGGAHYFKKLYNRLPIDIDEPNRTWFALAAYNVGYGHLMDARRLAKLDGQDPNNWFDVREKLPLLLRREHYSKTRHGYARSGAQSVLYVRNIRRYYDSLVWATERDYHRYTPTPQSVVAMRMALVH encoded by the coding sequence ATGGCTACAATTACATGGCTGATAAGAACAATCATGGGCGCAGCGCTGGCAGCAGGGTTCCTGCTGGTACCTGCCTGCCAGCCCGCACTACCCCTGCTGGAACGGGTTCAGCAAGAGGGGGAGTTGATTGTGGCCACCCAGGAAGGCCCTACCACTTATTATCGTGAGCTGGATCGGGAAACCGGCTTCGAGTTCGAATTGGCGCAAGCGTACGCCAACTATCTCGGGGTTAAGCTCAAAGTTCGCACCTACAGTGATCTGGGGGAACTGCTGGGCGCTGTACGCCGAGGCGAAGTACACATGGCAGCAGCAGGCCTCACCGTTACCCAGCGCCGCAGCCGTGAGTTCCGTTTTTCATCCCCTTATCAGCAAATCACCCAGCAGCTGATTTACCACTCAGATCACAGCCGCCCGGCCTCCGTTGACGAGCTGATCGGTAAAAAACTGGTGGTGATCGCCAGCAGCAGCCACTCCGAAAACCTGGCTCAACTACAGCAATCGCACCCCGAACTAACCTGGGAAGAAAAATCCAACAGCTCAGCGCTGGCCCTTCTCAACATGGTGAACGATGGCCAGGCAGACTATGTGGTGCTTGATTCCAACGTATTCAACACCTACCGTTCCGTGTTCCCTGAGCTTAGAAACGCATTTGAACTCAAAAACCCGGAGCCGTTGGCCTGGGCTTTCTCCGGCAGCACCGATGGCTCGCTGTTCACCTCTGCGGAGATGTTTTTCAATCAGGTTAACGAAAGCGGCGCGCTGGAAGAATTGCGCATCCGTTTCTTTGGCCACCGACAATTCGACTATGTCGGTGCTCGCACGTTTCTGTCTCACCTGGATTCACGCCTGGTGCGTTATGAAGACACATTCAAAAACGTTGCCAAAGAGCTGAATATGGACTGGCGACTGCTGGCGGCCATTGGCTATCAGGAATCCCTTTGGAATCCAAACGCCATCTCCCCGACCGGGGTGCGCGGCCTGATGATGCTGACACGTCGCACCGCCAAAGAGATGGGCGTTCAGAATCGTCGTGATGCAGAGCAAAGCATTATTGGGGGCGCGCACTATTTTAAAAAGCTGTACAACCGTTTGCCCATCGACATTGATGAACCCAACCGCACCTGGTTTGCGCTGGCGGCCTACAATGTGGGTTATGGCCACCTGATGGATGCGCGTCGCCTGGCCAAGCTCGACGGACAGGATCCTAACAACTGGTTTGATGTACGTGAAAAGCTGCCGCTGTTGTTACGACGTGAACACTACTCCAAGACACGCCACGGTTACGCCCGCTCAGGGGCGCAATCGGTTCTCTACGTGCGCAATATCCGCCGCTACTATGATTCACTGGTTTGGGCCACAGAGCGCGACTACCACCGTTACACCCCAACGCCCCAAAGTGTTGTAGCCATGCGCATGGCGCTGGTGCACTAA